A section of the Apodemus sylvaticus chromosome 10, mApoSyl1.1, whole genome shotgun sequence genome encodes:
- the LOC127694311 gene encoding keratin-associated protein 4-3-like isoform X1 produces the protein MVSSCCGSVCSEEGCGQGCCQPSCCQPSCCRPSCCVSSCCRPQCCQSVCCQPTCCRPSCCISSCCRPSCCRPSCCISSCCRPSCCRPSCCISSCCRPSCCRPSCCISSCCRPSCCRPSCCISSCCRPSCCRPSCCISSCCRPSCCRPSCCISSCCRPSCCRPSCCISSCCRPSCCLSSCCRPQCCISSCCRPICCQTTCCRTTCCRPACSSCSCC, from the coding sequence ATGGTCAGCTCCTGTTGTGGCTCTGTCTGCTCTGAGGAGGGCTGTGGCCAAGgctgctgccagcccagctgctgccagcccagctgctgccGCCCCAGCTGTTGTGTGTCCAGCTGCTGCAGACCCCAGTGCTGCCAGTCTGTGTGCTGCCAGCCCACCTGCTGCAGACCCAGCTGCTGCATTTCTAGCTGCTGCAGGCCTTCCTGCTGCAGACCCAGCTGCTGCATTTCCAGCTGCTGCAGGCCTTCCTGCTGCCGCCCCAGCTGCTGCATTTCTAGCTGCTGCAGGCCTTCCTGCTGCAGGCCCAGCTGCTGCATTTCTAGCTGCTGCAGACCTTCCTGCTGCCGCCCCAGCTGCTGCATTTCTAGCTGCTGCAGGCCTTCCTGCTGCAGGCCCAGCTGTTGCATTTCTAGCTGCTGCAGACCTTCCTGCTGCCGCCCCAGCTGCTGCATTTCTAGCTGCTGCAGACCTTCCTGCTGCAGGCCCAGCTGTTGCATTTCTAGCTGCTGCCGCCCCAGCTGCTGTTTGTCCAGCTGCTGCAGGCCCCAGTGCTGCATCTCTAGCTGCTGCCGCCCCATCTGTTGCCAGACCACCTGCTGCAGGACCACCTGCTGCCGCCCAGCATGCTCTAGTTGCTCTTGCTGCTGA
- the LOC127694311 gene encoding keratin-associated protein 4-3-like isoform X2 produces MVSSCCGSVCSEEGCGQGCCQPSCCQPSCCRPSCCVSSCCRPQCCQPSCCRPSCCISSCCRPSCCRPSCCISSCCRPSCCRPSCCISSCCRPSCCRPSCCISSCCRPSCCRPSCCISSCCRPSCCRPSCCISSCCRPSCCRPSCCISSCCRPSCCLSSCCRPQCCISSCCRPICCQTTCCRTTCCRPACSSCSCC; encoded by the exons ATGGTCAGCTCCTGTTGTGGCTCTGTCTGCTCTGAGGAGGGCTGTGGCCAAGgctgctgccagcccagctgctgccagcccagctgctgccGCCCCAGCTGTTGTGTGTCCAGCTGCTGCAGACCCCAGTGCTGCCA GCCTTCCTGCTGCAGACCCAGCTGCTGCATTTCCAGCTGCTGCAGGCCTTCCTGCTGCCGCCCCAGCTGCTGCATTTCTAGCTGCTGCAGGCCTTCCTGCTGCAGGCCCAGCTGCTGCATTTCTAGCTGCTGCAGACCTTCCTGCTGCCGCCCCAGCTGCTGCATTTCTAGCTGCTGCAGGCCTTCCTGCTGCAGGCCCAGCTGTTGCATTTCTAGCTGCTGCAGACCTTCCTGCTGCCGCCCCAGCTGCTGCATTTCTAGCTGCTGCAGACCTTCCTGCTGCAGGCCCAGCTGTTGCATTTCTAGCTGCTGCCGCCCCAGCTGCTGTTTGTCCAGCTGCTGCAGGCCCCAGTGCTGCATCTCTAGCTGCTGCCGCCCCATCTGTTGCCAGACCACCTGCTGCAGGACCACCTGCTGCCGCCCAGCATGCTCTAGTTGCTCTTGCTGCTGA